Below is a window of Salvelinus fontinalis isolate EN_2023a chromosome 31, ASM2944872v1, whole genome shotgun sequence DNA.
gaagactgaatctgcaataggtaagcagcttggtttgaagaaatcaactctgggagcaattattaggaaatggaagacatacaagaccactgataatctccctcgatctggggctccacgcaagatctcaccccgtggggtcaaaatgatcacaagaacggtgagcaaaaatcccagaaccacacggggggacctagtgaatgacctgcagagagctgggaccaaagtaacaaagcctaccatcagtaacacactacgccgccagggactcaaaccctgcagtgccagacgtgtcgccctgcttaagccagtacatgcccaggcccgtctgaagtttgctagagagcatttgggtGATCCacaagaagattgggagaatgtcatatggtcagatgaaaccgaaatataactttttggtaaaaactcaactcgtcgtgtttggaggacaaagaatgctgagttgcatctaaagaacaccatacctactgtgaagcatgggggtggaaacatcatgctttggggctgtttttctgcaaagggaccaggacgactgatccgtgtaaaagAAAGAATGAAtcgggccatgtatcgtgagattttgagtgaaaacctccttccatcagcaagggcattgaagatgaaacgtggctgggtctttcagcatgacaatgatcccaaacacaccgcccgggcaacaaaggagtggcttcgtaagaagcatttcatggtcctggagtggcctagccagtctccagatctcaaccccatagaaaatctttggagggagttgaaagtccgtgttgcccagcaacagccccaaaacatcactgctctagagaagatctgcatggaggaatgggccaaaataccagcaacagtgtgtgaaaaccttgtgaagacttacagaaaacgtttgacctctgtcatcaccaacaaagggtatataactaagtattgagataaacttttgttattgaccaaatacttattttccaccataatttgcaaataaattcattaaaaatcctacaatgtgattttctggatttttttcttctcattttgtctgtcatagttgaagtgtacctatgatgaaaattacaggcctctcatctttttaagtgggaaaacttgcacaattggtgtctgactaaatacttttttgccccactgtatatatgcatatatatatatatatgcatttacattttttacacatatttaactcGTTTTTCGGGGTAGGCACAAAACTGCCTTCATACTTCCATTACTTGTTTTAAACGGGAACTTGTTTTCTTCAAAGTCGTGTGACACTTATGGGGGTCATAAAGCGGAGAACTGCATCGTGTTCAtgagaatctcccctttccatagtggtgTCCCATTAGTTTGCAGGCCAAAacattcggacgctacagacgttttcgcgAGAGGAATGATTTTCGggatggtctgacaaacaccctCTAGCGCTGCCACCTTTCATCgaagatgcggaagtgcgacatcggCGGACGTGGtagattgagacgcatccaatgcaaataacaaaaaacagatatctctagataAAACTGACGTATATTTCTGTATATTTTGTTATTATGTAACTTAGTTATTTAGTCAATCGACTATAGGTGGTTAATATATAATTCCATTTGAATTCGGTCAACTGAAATTCCAGGTCCAATTACAAGGTCCAATTTCCTCAATGAGTTTCTGATTTCGAACTACTTCCTAATTCGACTCAATCAAATCAACCTGCATGGTTTCCATTGCACTAATAGTGACTTATTTTGTCCCATACTCTTACCAACCGTCCACAACGCTCTTCATTAATCTCAATCAGGCGTCTGGCACTGAACGAGTGTGTTTGTGAGGCAGATAAGAAGCCTGCCATCGACCTGCCTTTTGCCCAAGTGCTGTTCCCCCGTGTCTGGGCCCAGGATGACTTCCACACAGCCTTCCAGGAGGCAGAGCTGGCTCAGGTGAAAAGTCGCAGGCAGCAGGAGTACAACAGCTTCCAGCAGAGGTAACTGTACAGTACACAGAAGTGTTGTGCTTTGCTTTGCAGTGCATTGGAATTTAGTGATTTGCTTTGCTGTGCACCTTGCGACTATATACTGCAACTCCCCACTGTTTTCAAGTTATGGGCCCACCCCTCTTTGCCTTCTCTCCATCAATTGAGGCCAACATCCAACATAAAATATGTGACGTACATGACGTGTTTACAATGCTGCTTTTAGTTTAAATGCACCATATTGCTGGAAcaaaattcaaaatacatttcaacttgatgttgtgtgtgtgtgtgtgtgttgtgtatacaGGGCGCATTTGTAAAGGAGACCTTGGTCTCAATATGTCttcctgttaaaataaaggtacAAAATAAAAAGTACATTACACCATCATACTTTAGCTTGAGTTTATTTCTAGTCTGGCTAACTTCTCCATGTTGGCTGCAGGTACCAGACTCCCGCAGACCTCCTTGTTATAGCAGAAGCCAACAGTCCCCTGCAGTACCCTACCCAGGGGGTGGAGGTTCGCCCTCTCAAGACAATCGTTATCCCTGGTAAGACTAAACAAAGTAGTTATTCCACTGAAAAGATTTACACACTGGGGAGAAGGGATTTTTGCAGCTTTGTTGTAAATATGACCTTTGCCCCAACCATAACTGTAGAACAGTTAAAACAAAACTAACCTGACCTTATGACTGAAGGTGGAATTCTCTTCTGTTTTTTAAGGGTTGGGTCTGAAAGAAAAGCATAGACAACTTCATACAGTAAGTTTATCTCCATTTATAATACTAcattgaacaaaaacataaacgcaacatgcaacaattacaaAAATCTTActgcgttacagttcatataaggaaatcagtcaattttaataaataaattaggcaatAATCTATGGttctcacatgactgggaatacagatatgcatcagttagtcacagataccttgAAAAAAAGGTAGGCTGCGTGGAACAGAAAGTCAGTATCTGATCTGACCACaattgtgactcaccacctggatgtGGTCttttgtagcaacatttgaaatcgtgttttttacattggataaaagtagagactcagagctgcAAAATGGTAtgtcatacactgcatttttaaggaacaatgggaaagtaattctttgaaagttgatgaacttgtgaactcacttttgagaaaatggtcaAATGGAAAAtgatctagtgaagagctcttctaTGTTCATACCCTATTAAGCTCTAGCCCCACCCATTACGTTTCACTCTCGGAACGATCAGAGCGCACACTGACGCTCTGGCCGAttgtttgtttacctctggataacatgaaaacagcctaaccagctctgctgccaacaatttcattatgcttttttgccaacgtttactgacactggctgtattcaacaggtgttgtacactttatcttaagacatgtagctagtcAGCTAGGTAAACAATAAACCTAGCTTGGTAAACAACGTGTAAGATCATACACGTCACATAATGTTAGCTAATGAGCCTTCCAGCTAACGTTTGCTAGTtaaaacaacaatgaacatagtgccaaatcatgtcgttactaccctgcatgaatctgctgggagctaaccaaccgggttcaatgttaactagctaacattaagcTCTAACTAGCCAAGCAAACGGTTCTGGGATACGAATGATAAtgtcatacacataacgttagctagggagccagccagctaaatgtgtaatatctgaaaatgtagctagctagactatcttacataCATCATCATGTATGATGGACGCGtctccctgtcacggatgccatgccaCGGTTgctcttagtttgaagatgtaatccggagacaggtgttttctccatctctttagctatcatacactaattccactgatttcgatactccagaaagtggagggcaacacttatgcagctccactacatgATATATTTAAAAAAGCTGTGTTctacaggattaccaacacagattGACCAACTgaaatagacagaagccttctatatggcagaccaatctgaactcctctctcggcatgtctagcccactcattatctcagccaatcatggctagcgggaaggttgctggctttttctgtggcttaaccaataAGGCTCGTAATTGAACAATTTTATTCGTacttacagatggcatacaagattgttattattaaggcacatgaaagttcacatgttccagaagacatttctgccaaacaatgcattttgataaaaaaaataaacgttcaaatggctctcctgtgaaatcgtgacatatgcctagtttcatGAAATGAGAAACAATTTGCCTcttgcagcacgacacatctccttcacatagagttgatcaggctgttaattgtggcctgtggaatgttgtcccacttctcttcaatgtctgtgcgaagttgctgaatattggcgagaactggaacatgctgtcgtacatgttgacccagagcatcccaaacgtgctcaatgggtgctatcatgtctggtgagtattcaGGCCaatgaagaactgggacattttccgcTTCCAGGACTTGTGTACAAATCTCTTCTACATGTGGCCGTGCAttaccatgctgaaacatgaaacatgaggtgacgaatggcacgacaatgtgcCTCAGGATATCGTCACGCTGTGCATTCAGATTTACATAGATAAAAGGAaactttgtgcatatggaacatttctgggatcttttatttcagctcatgcaacatgggaccaacacttcacctGTTGCGTTTATATGTTTGTTTCAGTATAGGTTTGTTGTAGTGGCAGGTAatctagcggttagagcgtttagccagtaaccgaaaggttgtttgTTGTCGGCTCAGGGAGTCAAACCATCTgtctatgtgcccttgagcaaggcacttaacctgtaagtcgctctggacaagagtgtctgctaaaatatAAAAGGTTGATTCATGTTTAACATAAAGGGATCTACAGTCATTTTGTGACTATTGTAATTGCCCCAAGCAGACTCGTTTTTTGAATGAAACTGAATCCTCCCTATCATGTCCTATAGGTGAATCTGACTGCTACCCTGGGGACATTTGATGTGTTAGCCACCGTAGACGGGGTCTCCATTAGAGGACAGGGAGTGATGCACATGACTTTGTCCAGTAGACTCCTCTCCACTCTGAACAGACAGCTACAGTTTGTCACCTACACCAACACCTTGTTCCACCCTAGGACGGCTGATACAGGTTGGTCagcccctctgtgtgtgtctagtCCTGAGTCCTGATACTGCAATACAGGGTTTTGAAAACTAACTTTTTAGTGCCTGCAGCTGTACAGGAGCTGTATGCCATACTATACAATACAATGTTATTGTCCATTTAATAACAGCAAACAACAGAAATGTGTATTTTGTGCCGTTCTCAACCCCCGCCACCCAATTCCCCATTATCATGCCACTCCctgtcattccactccttgtcaCTTTTTACTTCAGTACgtcaacacagagatacacaacACTTCATTTCCTGCATGTCTCAAATTCTTTATAAACCTGTCTATTATTCCCTGGAAGGGGCACACAACTAGCCTACACTATAATTACACAGTCCGTGTGTTTAGGGAAGAGAGCATGCCGCAACTGGAGAAAAATAAGTCGTTGCTGGTATTTGACATTCCATGTTACAATGTAGGTGTggtagactatagactacagctTGTTTGCTGAACGAGACTTTGAGTCTAGAGAGCGTTTCTAAGTAAGTTTAGCTGTTTGGGGAAAGAGATGTTAGCACAGAGGCAGACTAGGGGGAAGCGGTGTTTTGTGTACAACAATAACCGTGTTGTCACTATCCATATGTTAACGTGGATGTTATAAAAATAACAAGTATCTGTAGACCTACTGTTAAACAAGTTTGATCTCTTATTGCCCATTAGGCATTGAATGTAAAGTGaagtacatttttgttttgttcatttgatTATATTTAATCAAATTAAATATACTGTACTGTGATATACTTGAGATATTAGAGTGATGAAACGTGTTTCTCTGCTCTATTCCAGTGCAGTTTGAGACTGATGGACACCAGTCCGTTTTTACCATAAAGGTTGGACATGCTGTTATTCCCAAGCTCTATCACGCAGGTTACACTGGAGGTATGTACTGTATGGGTTGTTCATTTGCCATTTGACCACTGTACAGTTATTTGTATCTGTACAGTTATCGTAGGCATCCAAGGTGCTACATTTTGCAATGTTGTTTAAGGCCCAGTGAAGTCAAAATTCAgtttttcctgtgttttgtatcaAATTGTATAACAGCTGATGAAAGTGTGAACAAATTTGATGAGTTTTATTTcttgatagttgctggttgaaaattcaatctacacaggaccttctaggAGTTTCgggctttccatggtgacatcaccatgctgtAAATTGGTTAAAATAGTTCCAAATCTCTCTACCAATGACAGCTAGTGTTCAGTTTTgctctccccactcagaccactcacagacagtcctagcaaaattcttgcttgagaaataggtTTTTTTGCTAAAAAAGCTATTTTGGCCCATTTGATAGGAAATCTATTACATTAAAGTACTTATAGGACAATTCCACCCCAAAACtaacttttggtatttgttttattagtcctagcaaaattcttgcttgagaaatagttttttttgctAAAAAAGCTATTTTGGCCCATTTGATAGGAAATCTATTACATTAAAGTACTTATAGGACAATTCCACCCCAAAACtaacttttggtatttgttttattagtccattgttgacatagtcccaaaatgttttgcttgtcagcaataaagttttcaagatatgtaactttcaaaatatagAAGTCATCAcatagggctcctgagtggcgcagcgcgctaagacactgcatctcagtgcaagaggcgtcactacaaaccttggttcaattccaggctgtatcataaccggccgagattgggagttccatagggcggtgcacaattggcccagcatcgttagggtttggtcaaggtaggccgtcattgtaaataagaatttgttcttaactgacttgcctatttaaataaaaaattatgcattttgcatcatatggGTGATGATTTCTGTATTATGAAAGTAACTGAAGTTAAGTATAAGTATGAATATTCATAATTGGGTATGAACACGCCTTTCCTTTTTCCTCAGAATTCAGCATAAGCTCACTTGTCACCATAGCTACCAAGACATTTCTGCGTTATGACAAACTGCAGGATCTGATTGACAGCATACGGGAGTTCTACCCCACCATCGCCATAGTGATAGCAGATGACAACGAGCACCCCCAGCCAGTGATAGGTCCACACATTGAACATTACATAATGCCGTTTGGGAAGGTAAGCAAACTTTATTTTAGGAAGTGTAGCTCCTGTTTCATCACAGCAATCGTCTTCAGTTCTGGTCTTGGGGGACCCACAAGTTGtccttttgttccagcccagtatTTCATTTACTTGTGATTCCCTCCTGATACTCTGAGGGTCTTCATGTCCAGGATTTAAGAACACCTTGGCTATCAAACGTTCGGCTATCGCCAAATTGGTAATTAAGTCTTTGTCCTGTCTGTCCACCTCTGTGCAGGGTTGGTTTGCAGGGAGGAATCTGGCTGTCTCTCAGGTGACCACCAAGTATGTGCTGTGGGTGGACGATGACTTCCTCTTCACCTCCAACACCAGGCTGGAGAATATGGTGGAGATCCTGGAGAAGACCACcctggacatggtgtgtgtttgtgtgtgtgtttgcgtgtgtgtgctcATAGATCTGGACCTGGTGAGTGATGAGGGTGAGGCCTCTCTGAATGACTAAAACCAGGGTAGAATCAGGTTAGAACCATAGTAGATCCTGGG
It encodes the following:
- the LOC129829664 gene encoding beta-1,4 N-acetylgalactosaminyltransferase 1-like, whose protein sequence is MMRCLVQKKTCLIILSSLLLFPLLRYWTRRATTPVDVGPGQSYKAQKVLKERLQNVQNSYDNIPYVLKESVAGRLALNECVCEADKKPAIDLPFAQVLFPRVWAQDDFHTAFQEAELAQVKSRRQQEYNSFQQRYQTPADLLVIAEANSPLQYPTQGVEVRPLKTIVIPGLGLKEKHRQLHTVNLTATLGTFDVLATVDGVSIRGQGVMHMTLSSRLLSTLNRQLQFVTYTNTLFHPRTADTVQFETDGHQSVFTIKVGHAVIPKLYHAGYTGEFSISSLVTIATKTFLRYDKLQDLIDSIREFYPTIAIVIADDNEHPQPVIGPHIEHYIMPFGKGWFAGRNLAVSQVTTKYVLWVDDDFLFTSNTRLENMVEILEKTTLDMVGGAVREATGYTATYRHTISVEEGGEEGDCIHIRNGYHHVIEGFPNCVLADAVINFFMGRTDKMQQVGFDPRLNRVAHLEFFIDGLGILHIASCDDIIINHASKIKLPWGKSDSEKAYAKFRYSSSDAAQIKNALFYFKNRLKCMSSN